The following proteins are co-located in the Granulicella pectinivorans genome:
- the nagA gene encoding N-acetylglucosamine-6-phosphate deacetylase, whose translation MQTLTARRLLTPIGSVEYPVITVGDDGLIAEIESDPTLPHANDTLTAAFLDVHTHGGMSHDVMTASPKDFVEFNRFLATRGVGQYLATTVTAPIDATLRGLEAIADEIERAHDGVATPIGVHLEGPFISHAKRGVHPEGDILPPSIELFDRFQAAARGHIRLITIAPEIPGALDLIAHCKALGVRVSLGHTNATSPETQAGIDAGASSATHTYNAMRALDHRAPGVLGTVLDSSSLFAELICDGIHVAPELVRLWLKAKGPELAILVTDSMSAAGMPDGAYTLGTFDVAVAEGKALLKSDLDRGKETLAGSILTMDKAVANVQAMTGASLGIAVNLASANPARMLGLEPAIRPGTVGNFNRFAASGRLEQTILRGKAVN comes from the coding sequence ATGCAGACCCTTACCGCTCGCAGATTGCTTACGCCGATTGGCTCCGTGGAGTATCCCGTCATCACCGTAGGCGACGATGGCCTGATCGCCGAGATCGAATCCGACCCCACCCTGCCACACGCGAACGACACGCTGACCGCTGCGTTCCTGGATGTGCATACGCACGGGGGCATGTCCCACGATGTGATGACCGCCAGCCCGAAAGACTTCGTCGAGTTCAATCGCTTCCTGGCAACGCGCGGCGTCGGCCAGTATCTGGCGACCACCGTCACCGCTCCTATCGATGCAACGCTTCGTGGTCTAGAGGCGATCGCCGATGAGATCGAACGCGCCCACGATGGCGTGGCGACACCGATCGGCGTGCATCTGGAGGGGCCGTTCATCTCCCACGCCAAACGCGGCGTACATCCGGAGGGCGATATTCTTCCGCCGTCGATTGAGCTCTTCGACCGGTTCCAGGCAGCTGCCCGCGGGCACATCCGCCTGATCACCATTGCGCCGGAGATTCCCGGCGCACTTGACCTGATCGCGCACTGCAAAGCTCTCGGAGTGAGGGTGAGCCTCGGCCACACGAACGCCACATCTCCCGAGACACAGGCCGGAATCGACGCAGGCGCGTCCTCGGCGACCCACACCTACAACGCCATGCGAGCGCTCGATCATCGAGCCCCCGGAGTCCTGGGAACGGTGCTCGATTCATCCAGCCTATTCGCGGAGTTGATCTGCGATGGAATCCACGTCGCGCCGGAGCTGGTGCGCCTCTGGCTGAAGGCCAAGGGGCCTGAGCTGGCGATCCTCGTCACGGATTCGATGTCCGCTGCAGGCATGCCCGACGGGGCCTACACGCTCGGCACCTTCGACGTCGCCGTCGCGGAGGGGAAGGCACTGCTAAAGTCCGATCTCGATCGTGGCAAAGAGACCCTCGCCGGCTCGATCCTCACCATGGATAAGGCAGTCGCGAACGTACAGGCGATGACCGGAGCGAGTCTGGGCATTGCGGTCAATCTGGCCTCGGCCAATCCAGCCCGGATGCTTGGGCTGGAGCCGGCGATACGGCCCGGGACGGTGGGCAACTTCAATCGCTTCGCCGCAAGTGGGCGCCTGGAGCAGACGATCCTTCGTGGGAAGGCAGTAAACTAA
- a CDS encoding Hsp70 family protein, with product MTSPLKIGIDFGTTNSSVAIERGTGAVELVQFPARASATESFRSVLYLEQQKGRVVSSTGPQAIEHYLEAEMPGRLIQSLKSYLPSRTLTGTEVFGRRYTLEDLIARILTDLRIGLEKHLGAPLAADATVNVGRPVRFVSAENEEDDAYATERLRAAFAQAGFPSVTFELEPVAAAFAYEASLDHDETILIGDFGGGTSDFSLLPVGPSFRSAREIIGNSGLGLAGDAFDARIVRKLVSPGLGADTLEKTYDNPFAPPVPKRFPGRAAVLPPQRELKIIPAVPAWIYANLERWHYLSFLKTRNVTEILKAARARAEEPEKVASLITLIEEDLGYQLHQAVQRLKIDLSRKETATFRFPELDPTGSRGLSSEVARADFEGWIQPELEAIEACVDGLMTSSSMRPGKVDRVFLTGGTSFVPAVRKIFETRFGADRVVTGNEFTSVARGLALR from the coding sequence ATGACCTCCCCGCTTAAAATCGGCATTGACTTCGGCACGACCAACAGCTCGGTCGCCATCGAGCGCGGCACAGGCGCGGTCGAACTGGTACAGTTCCCTGCCCGCGCGTCGGCGACGGAAAGTTTCCGCTCCGTCCTTTATCTGGAGCAGCAGAAGGGCCGCGTCGTCTCGTCGACCGGGCCACAGGCGATTGAGCACTATCTCGAAGCCGAGATGCCGGGACGGCTGATCCAGTCGCTGAAGTCCTATCTCCCGTCGCGCACCCTGACCGGGACCGAAGTCTTCGGTCGCAGATATACGCTCGAAGACCTGATCGCCCGCATCCTGACCGACCTGCGGATCGGCCTGGAGAAGCACCTCGGCGCGCCGCTTGCTGCTGACGCCACCGTAAACGTAGGACGCCCCGTGCGATTCGTCTCCGCCGAAAACGAAGAGGACGACGCCTACGCGACGGAGCGGCTCCGCGCAGCATTCGCGCAGGCCGGCTTCCCCTCCGTCACCTTCGAGCTGGAGCCGGTCGCCGCCGCCTTCGCCTATGAGGCCTCGCTCGACCACGACGAAACCATCCTCATCGGAGACTTCGGCGGCGGCACCAGCGACTTTTCGCTCCTGCCTGTCGGGCCCTCGTTCCGGAGCGCCCGCGAGATCATCGGAAACTCCGGCCTCGGCCTCGCCGGAGACGCCTTCGACGCCCGCATCGTGCGCAAACTCGTCTCCCCCGGCCTCGGCGCCGACACCCTCGAAAAGACCTACGACAATCCCTTCGCGCCGCCTGTCCCCAAGCGCTTCCCCGGCCGCGCCGCAGTCCTCCCCCCGCAACGCGAACTCAAGATCATCCCCGCCGTCCCCGCCTGGATCTACGCCAACCTCGAACGCTGGCACTACCTGTCGTTCCTCAAGACACGCAACGTCACCGAGATCCTGAAGGCCGCGCGCGCACGCGCCGAGGAGCCCGAAAAGGTCGCGTCGCTCATCACGTTGATCGAAGAGGACCTCGGCTATCAGCTTCACCAGGCCGTGCAAAGGCTGAAGATCGATCTCTCCCGCAAAGAGACCGCGACATTCCGCTTCCCGGAGCTCGATCCCACCGGCAGCCGTGGCCTCTCGTCCGAGGTAGCGCGTGCCGATTTCGAGGGCTGGATTCAGCCCGAGCTCGAAGCGATTGAAGCCTGCGTCGACGGCCTGATGACGTCCTCGTCCATGCGTCCGGGGAAGGTGGATCGCGTCTTCCTCACCGGAGGCACAAGCTTTGTCCCAGCCGTAAGGAAGATCTTCGAAACTCGCTTTGGAGCGGATCGCGTCGTGACCGGAAACGAATTCACATCAGTGGCGCGGGGACTGGCGCTCCGCTAG
- a CDS encoding nucleoside hydrolase — MKTLVLFLVLASSAALAQTRVLYDDDCTNDNDCPVNFATLHKLADAGEITILATVADSAHPLAAPAMKVFNTYYGRPGIPVGANQTAAPDNPLCVKNQCNQSTWLGGLISHFDLGDTRAKYPGCVTVYRETLAKQPDKSVTVVATGFLTCVAQLLASKGGPELVKAKVAKLVVMGGAYPRGFEFNLDSDPADSATVFATWTTPNGYPPIWLISFADGAKALSGPPASDDPTTHPGVYAFQLAKSTQRGSWDSMSILYAARGLTHKGVTYWTDSGNGTVLMDTATGEDTFSTKTTSGHHFLINALSNEGFSAILDGYKHKGFAGLAPAH; from the coding sequence ATGAAGACCCTGGTGCTGTTTCTCGTTCTTGCCTCTTCCGCCGCACTGGCGCAGACACGCGTGCTCTACGACGACGACTGCACCAACGACAACGATTGCCCCGTAAACTTCGCGACCCTGCACAAGCTGGCAGACGCAGGCGAAATCACGATTCTCGCCACCGTGGCCGACAGCGCCCATCCCCTCGCGGCTCCGGCGATGAAGGTCTTCAACACCTACTACGGCCGCCCCGGCATCCCAGTCGGTGCCAATCAGACCGCTGCCCCGGACAATCCGCTCTGCGTCAAGAACCAATGCAACCAGAGCACATGGCTGGGTGGCCTGATCTCGCACTTCGATCTGGGAGACACCCGGGCGAAATATCCCGGCTGCGTCACGGTCTATCGCGAGACGCTGGCAAAGCAGCCGGACAAGTCCGTGACGGTCGTGGCGACCGGCTTCCTCACCTGCGTCGCGCAGTTGCTCGCCAGCAAAGGCGGTCCGGAGCTTGTGAAAGCCAAGGTGGCGAAGCTCGTTGTGATGGGTGGAGCCTATCCAAGGGGATTTGAGTTCAATCTGGACTCCGACCCCGCGGACTCGGCAACGGTGTTTGCGACCTGGACCACACCGAACGGCTACCCGCCCATCTGGCTGATCAGCTTCGCGGACGGGGCCAAGGCGCTGTCCGGGCCTCCCGCAAGCGACGATCCGACAACGCATCCGGGCGTCTATGCGTTTCAGTTGGCGAAGTCGACGCAGCGCGGTTCGTGGGACAGCATGTCCATTCTCTACGCGGCGCGTGGCCTTACCCACAAGGGCGTCACCTATTGGACAGACTCGGGCAACGGAACGGTCCTCATGGATACGGCCACAGGCGAAGACACGTTCTCAACCAAGACAACCTCCGGCCACCACTTTCTGATCAACGCCCTCAGCAACGAAGGCTTCTCCGCGATTCTCGACGGATACAAGCACAAGGGGTTTGCCGGATTAGCGCCCGCCCACTGA
- a CDS encoding N-acetylglucosamine kinase, translating into MSLYLAIDAGGTKTVCCVADETRELARVSCGTVKLMRVSEAEATDRLTGLVTEAAAVAGVSLSDVTRTCMGIAGLSISAVRVWAENTLGKLVGGELLLCGDEVIALDAAFQGGPGILVIAGTGSNIVGRAADGTMYSAGGWGPAIGDEGSGFWIGHEGVKAVFWGLDRGVPTTMLKAIQEAWGADTIGDVVAAANVRPGPDFAALAPVVAWCAEEGDDLARAVLERAGDDLADQVALVRLKMEESGDPGTVGVAFVGSVLDRIETVRTSMVKSLAENGVNVTVKEVAEDSLDGALWRARMGLKC; encoded by the coding sequence ATGAGTTTGTATTTGGCGATCGATGCAGGTGGTACGAAGACAGTGTGCTGTGTCGCGGATGAGACCCGCGAGCTGGCCCGCGTAAGTTGCGGCACTGTGAAGCTGATGCGTGTCTCCGAGGCGGAGGCGACGGATCGCCTGACGGGCCTTGTTACGGAAGCCGCCGCGGTCGCGGGTGTGTCGCTGAGCGATGTTACGCGGACGTGCATGGGGATCGCTGGGCTATCGATCTCGGCGGTGCGGGTGTGGGCGGAGAACACGCTCGGCAAGCTGGTGGGCGGCGAACTTCTTCTGTGTGGCGATGAGGTGATTGCGCTGGATGCGGCGTTTCAGGGCGGGCCGGGGATTCTGGTGATTGCGGGAACGGGGTCCAACATCGTCGGTCGTGCGGCGGATGGCACGATGTATTCGGCGGGCGGCTGGGGGCCGGCGATCGGGGATGAGGGCTCGGGGTTCTGGATTGGGCATGAGGGCGTGAAAGCGGTGTTCTGGGGACTCGACCGGGGTGTGCCGACGACGATGCTGAAGGCGATCCAGGAGGCCTGGGGGGCGGATACGATCGGCGACGTGGTGGCTGCGGCGAATGTGCGCCCGGGACCGGATTTTGCAGCGCTTGCACCGGTGGTGGCGTGGTGCGCGGAAGAGGGCGACGATCTCGCCCGGGCGGTGCTGGAACGGGCTGGCGACGACCTTGCCGACCAAGTGGCTCTGGTGCGTCTGAAGATGGAGGAGTCGGGCGACCCGGGTACGGTGGGCGTGGCCTTTGTGGGCAGCGTGCTCGACCGCATCGAGACGGTACGGACTTCGATGGTGAAGTCGCTGGCGGAAAATGGGGTCAATGTCACGGTGAAGGAAGTGGCCGAAGACTCGCTCGATGGGGCGCTTTGGCGGGCTCGGATGGGGCTGAAGTGCTAG